The proteins below are encoded in one region of Pseudomonas entomophila L48:
- a CDS encoding glycine zipper domain-containing protein yields the protein MKKYSSILLLSFSLLSGVAMAGGTTEAGIGGALGGVLGSVVGNSIGGSTGGAIGAGLGGAAGGALGADKRQRGEAAIGGALGAAGGNVVGRSMGGTTGSYIGAAAGGGAGGALGNYMGNKADEDERHESRRYRRDYDDRRYYDRGHHYGHRKHKRHWRD from the coding sequence ATGAAGAAGTACTCCTCGATTCTGTTGTTGTCTTTCAGCTTGCTCAGCGGCGTTGCCATGGCAGGCGGCACCACCGAGGCCGGCATTGGCGGCGCATTGGGTGGGGTACTGGGCTCCGTGGTGGGCAACTCCATCGGCGGTAGCACCGGCGGCGCCATTGGTGCCGGCCTGGGCGGCGCAGCCGGCGGCGCACTGGGCGCCGACAAGCGCCAGCGTGGCGAAGCGGCCATCGGTGGCGCGCTGGGCGCGGCGGGCGGCAACGTGGTGGGTCGCTCCATGGGCGGCACCACCGGCAGCTACATCGGCGCGGCAGCCGGTGGTGGCGCCGGTGGCGCACTGGGCAACTACATGGGCAACAAGGCCGACGAAGACGAGCGCCACGAATCGCGCCGCTACCGTCGCGACTACGACGACCGCCGCTACTACGACCGTGGCCACCACTACGGCCACCGCAAGCACAAGCGTCACTGGCGCGACTGA